The window TCAATCCAAAAGCCCTAATGCTTGAATAAAACTGACAAGCTACcctaaaagaaaaagacagcTTTATGTCGTTCAGTTACCTTGTTCTATCAAAACTCATGCACCATCTAGCTTCAATATCAACCCAACGTAAAATCAACAACACACCAAAACCATCTCAAGTTTCACGTGTGATTGATTATAAAATAATAGCAGACCATATAAACAAAAGAAGGGGATGGTAAAAATAAAGATGACAATGAACAGCAAGAGTATGGGTCCTAAACTTCAAGTCACAATAATGTGCGGACCCAACCTAGATGATAACATGATAGAATGCACAAAATGAATACATTAAAAAGCTTGCTCGAAACAGCACCTGTACCAATTCTATCCACAAAATAAAAGCTTTCCTAATAAGAATTGAATCAAATCGTTTCCTTCTCCATCATGTTAGCTATTCAAAAACTTCAAGTCTAGAAACCCATTATCATTTATAAAACTGTTACATGAATTTTAGGTTTCATTCTCAAAAGGCAACACAATAGGAAAATCACATAATGAACATCAAACATCTAACATCTAACTTCTAATACTCTTACCAGTACCCGCAGAAGATATGAAAGGAGGTATCTGAAATATTATTTGCACAATAAAATCCAAGCCTTAGCAAGTTAGCATACAAAAGGGCAATCTTTCCAAGATAATTTAACACAACTCATTTGTTCAAATACAACTCAAATTTATCAAGGTAATGAAGCATTTAAACAAATCATCTCAAGAAGCAGAAAACACTAAGTAACACACTCACCAGATAACAACTAAAATCCAATTAGGCAGAGACTTAACTCCAACTAGGATGAAATTTAAAACCCTCAACGAAAAAATGTGACAACACCACAGGAAAAGAATGCAATTTGTATTcatgagaaaaaaataataatttaacttGATGCAATACCATTGTTATTTATAAACTACACTGCCACTATATTTTTTGCCGAAGATACTAAGTTTCCTGTATGTCTCCAAAATAACAGCTGTCCTTTCAACAACCCACTTCCTATCACTAAAGGTAAAACCAGCTTCACCCGCATCGGATCCTGGGCAGCAATTATGCCTTCCGTAGCAACAATATGGTATATCATCCAATAGATTAACTCATCTTCTCAATCAAAATACACATCATGCCACCAAAGCATTATACGTATCACATCAATCTCTATATGACCTCCTGAAaatttccatttcatcattgcagcatTATTAGAATCATCAAATGCAGCATCTCAAGAGCAATTATCATTGATCTCCTCTCCCAGTTCTTCTATACCACAATTATCAGCTGACAGAAATCAGTCTTCTACCACCAGGGGCCAAAACAAGATTCGAATTATGCCTTCTTGGTATCTTATTCATGAGATGAATGTACCGATACCGAATACCCATTAATGGGTGCTTCTCAATCAAGAAGTTCTTCCTATATGCCTCCCTTAGTACCACAGTCTGTGTCCTAATTTTATTTGAAACATAAAAGATTCCTGGGTGATGCCCCACAGCCTTTTTCAACCTAGACCTTTCGAACCCCAAATACTCTCCCAAAACATACAAATTTTCCCTCTCGGTCTTCTTGGAAACCATAAGCCAAAGAACCTCATGAAGCACTGCCACCGTCCACTTCTCCGCCTGATCGCTATTTGCTGAAAGATGGGCTGCATTTTCGTATGGTGAAATATATGGCAATCTCTGCCATTCCTCAACCCAATCTTTCACCCTCTTATCCAAATCAAACCCATTTGGAAAATTCATTGGAAATGCAATGTGCTTTGACATCTTCTCACTCAGGTCAACCATTATCGCCCTTTTCTCCAATTGAGAGAAAGCAAGCTCCTTTCTCCAACAAACAAGCCCCAACGCAAGCTCTAGTTTCCCAGTTACTGCATCCTCAACCTCACAAACCTGAAAATAATCTGGGAAATCAGCAAAAAGGGTACCCACAATATCATGAGGTAGACCCAGATCCCATTTCAATCTGTTAATCAGGTGCATGGGCAACTTGGTCCCTCTGGTGAGCATCAAAACCTTAGAAAGTCGTTCAATGGCATTGTATTTGCTAGGCATGAAGGTATGAATGGCTGACTCTTCTTTGTGGAGAGAGAGGATTTGTGGGGTGAGCTTGACATGGGGAGGGAGGCCAGGGGAGGGCTGGAATATGGAGAAGAAGGAAGGATATTTATGGAAAAATTTGGAGGATGTGGTGGGGAGATCAAGGTGGGGTTTGAGCAAAGAGGCtgcagagagagggagggacCGGGAAGGATTGGAGAGGATTTGGTTCTTCAAAGAAATGGATTGTTTAAGGTCTTTCTCTCGTTCAACTACGTAGTCCAAGTATGGATCTCGGACCCATTTTACCTTGGCGTTCACAAAGGTCCTGATGGTGTTGAACCGATGGGGGAGTTTCCTAATCAGAGACATAGTCATGACTCAGATGATCAAACCTATCATCAGAGCCCATATCAGAAACAATTCATCTAGCAATAGAAACTcacagaaaaataagaaaatccaCCAACCAGACACTAAGATAGGATTAAAATTGTAATCTAAATCATCCATATTACTAGGAAGAGAATCATAAGAGTTAAACTGTGTACTTATAGCTACAAGGTGGTGGCACAAAAATAACTACAAACATGAAATACATACTGATGTCTTAGAGATACTTGTATCTTCATATTCTCAATTCCCttggaaaaaaaaccaaaacattgAGAACTAGCCAATCCTCATTGTCTAATTTCTAGACTAAACCAATGTAAAGAACTTCAACCTTCATGTGGAAGGCATTTATTCAAACTAGAAGGCAAACCCTAAGTCATAACAACGAAAGTAAAGCAAAcccgaaaaaaaataaacaaaataagagaaGACAAATTCAACATCTAAACCTATTAATCTATTATATATCGACTAACGAATAATTGTCAACCAAATGCACGTCAAATTAAAAACGTAAGAAATATTTATAGCATTCTCAGTCCTCCAACTCCATCCCCACCATGAGTATGTTATCATTAAGGTTAGGCTATGAAAGCTTGTACAACTTCAGTTCACCCACTACAAACCCATTTCAAAATTCACACCAATTGCAAAAAGAATCACTCCTATCAAATCCAAGCACCATTTTTTTCTCTAAgattcaatttcatattttttttttgtctgcaaAAACTGCAGAAACTCTCcgaaaaaacaattttaatctTACTTCTTAGCAATCAAGACAAAAGAAATATGCCAAATTTAACACTCAAATTGAAAGAGCAAAGTATGAGCTTGTTCAGTATCAAATAAAGGGCAGACCAGAATAAGCAAcgcaaaaatctgttttaacAACTCCACGTTTCCAAACTCACCAGCCAACTCAGCCGCGAGAAACCGAGATAAACACTGTGACCGTCTGAGCCGGCGGCGGGAAGGAAACCGCTTTCACTCAATAGAGACGCGCGGGCTTAGTGAGACACGGAGCGATGATGGTGTCGGCGAAGATTTGCTCGGGGTTTTAGGGACTACACTCGCTGGGCCTTTCTCTTTGGACAATACTTAGGTACTGAACAGTCAGTATCCCAATTTTACTGACCACCTACATGGCCCAATAGCATTCTAACATCTGTCATACAACCCAGCAACCAAACACCCAGATTCATTCACGCCTCCATCGCTCTGACCTTCCGACTGCCCCTTTTCCACTGTCAACCCATCTCTCACGGATCCAGAGCAGCCCATCCTCTCACCGGCGACCCCCCTCCAATCCCTCTCATCTCCGGCGATCCCACTCCTAATCGTTCTCTTCTCCAGTGACCCACCCCCCGAATCTTATACTGCGAATTGGATGCATGTACGCGAG of the Pyrus communis chromosome 1, drPyrComm1.1, whole genome shotgun sequence genome contains:
- the LOC137728222 gene encoding protein WHAT'S THIS FACTOR 9, mitochondrial, whose translation is MTMSLIRKLPHRFNTIRTFVNAKVKWVRDPYLDYVVEREKDLKQSISLKNQILSNPSRSLPLSAASLLKPHLDLPTTSSKFFHKYPSFFSIFQPSPGLPPHVKLTPQILSLHKEESAIHTFMPSKYNAIERLSKVLMLTRGTKLPMHLINRLKWDLGLPHDIVGTLFADFPDYFQVCEVEDAVTGKLELALGLVCWRKELAFSQLEKRAIMVDLSEKMSKHIAFPMNFPNGFDLDKRVKDWVEEWQRLPYISPYENAAHLSANSDQAEKWTVAVLHEVLWLMVSKKTERENLYVLGEYLGFERSRLKKAVGHHPGIFYVSNKIRTQTVVLREAYRKNFLIEKHPLMGIRYRYIHLMNKIPRRHNSNLVLAPGGRRLISVS